TGTTCGTTAATAGGGTAATGTCCAAAATAGTAACACCACTTCGACCTTTCTGGAGCcgaggttttggtttttaattttatggtgGGCAAGGTCACAAGTTGTCTGGTGGTAGGGTTATACATTCGcggttttttcaaaaatgtgtAGCAGATGAAGCCACTAAGTTTTTGTAAGATCTTGCCTCCCCTATCTCGGATGGTCAACAACAAAGGAGGAAGATGGACTAGTAGCGGATGGAGCTAATGATAGGATTTTAGAGGGACGGTAGTCCTCGAAATGTGATACACAAATGTAAATTCGTTGAGATGGGACCTTAATGAAACGACTGGTAAAGTATGGACTATGGAGAGCGTATGATAGATGACCAGAGCTTTGAGACGCACTTGAATCCATTAGGGTTTTAACAGGGAATCTCGTAAGAATCTCTGTCACCACATCCGTTGGAATCTCCAGTAGTGCTTGGCTtcgtcttcttttcttctttctccactGTTGGATCACTGTTAGACGAAAAGACAAACCCATCTCAATCCCCACCCGAGTTTGAAGACAGAGTCGTTCAGTCTTGGGGAGAAAGAAATCGCGGTGATCTCTAGGGTTTTGAAGATTGATACGAATTTTGTAATTCCTCTTTAGAAACGGCGCCGGTTTAAGTGATAGTATTTTCATATGACTTACGTAACAAAACTCTTCAACATTGTCGTCCAAGAACTCCAAGTTCGTTAATTTCAAATCAAGATCAGAAGACCTCACAATAAAAAAGttcatacaaaaataaataaattgttaagTTCGTGTTCCCAAAGAATGTTTCATATACATTGACAACCTGTTGTGCACCCCCCTTCACCATATCTAAGagagaaacacaaaacaaaacacacttACTGATCCATGTAAACGgaaattaaagacaaaacaatcATAGAGGAAACTTACCAATCTCTCCATCCAAACGCTATTATCATCGCCGCCTTCTTGTTATCGGTCCAATGTATTAGTTGAAAGTTAGTGTCATTGCTGGTCCTCGGTCTTGAGTGATACCATTTCGCTTcgctgttgttgttgctgatgTAGAATCAGATGGTTTTTTGGTCTGAAATTGCTTGGAAGCCATCGATATAGCCGTTCTGGCAAGAATCTAGCAGACCAAGGGTTTCATAAAAATCAAGCTTCATTGATTATTGGGAATAATATAGCAAACCAAAGAGATCGGTGGTGACTTACAGCTCCAGTCTCTCATGGATTGCTCGACGCACTGAGCTGTTGAAACCATAGGCTATTGAATTGAACAAGCCCTGAAAATACAACATTCAGAACATCGACTCGGGAAGAGCAAAGATGATCTATGGCGaattttataacttatttatttgataGGTTTGCTACCATTAGTGCAGCTGTCCCAACGTCAAGAACTGAGAGCCAGAAGATCTTATGCCCTGGCTCGATGAAATCATGGATACGGTTAATAGTGCCGAATGCCCATGATCCTATTAGAATGAGTGGATAGTATCCCCATCTGTTCAACACCTGTGGTTTCAGGAAACAAGCAGTGAGGTTTTAATGATGAAATCCAGCCACATGATACAGAACTAGTATTGGCAATAAAGACAGACCTTTAACTCTGCTCTATTATCAAATTGATCGACTCGGTCTGACATTCCAACTGCCATCTGAAATTAACATTGCCATTTCAGCACACAGCCAAGTGTATCAGTAACGTTTGTGAACTACTTTCAGAAGACAATGTTATTAGAGATGAGAGAGTTACATACACGTCTAGCATTTCTTAGCATCCGTATCACTTGGAAGTAAGTAAACCCATTGTAAAGAATGGCTCCCCAAAGAGGAGCGtagaaagttaaaaaatgaACAGCCTGCAAAATTCAAGAGGTGATATGAGTTCCAGTAACGAAGAATAAAATACTAGTCTACATTCATCTGGCCCAGCGTTGCaacaaaaaagttcaaatgCCTTTTGATAGGCATTGAAATCTTTATGCTCAACTAAGCATTCTCACTTGCCTTTCCCTTAAGACCAGTTTGCGTCCAGCACCATGGCCCCAAATGTGAGTGGTTGTTACCAAAAGAACGTATGACAGTCACAACCAAGGAAGTCCCTGAGAAAAGTAACTAAAATCAGAGTCTTACTAAATCACCAAAGAAGATACTAACACATTCTAATCCTTAACCCTAGGTGGATATAGTAACAATTGAGAACCGAAACCCACGAGTATCATTTTACATACCCCATACATACAAATGAAACATTGCTTCCAAATCCTCCACATCAGTTTTATGCTTGACAACAGTACGATGAAGAGTGAAAGCAATTGTAGTTGTCCACAAGAACGAAGCAACGCAGAAGAAATGAGTAGTGTAGCCTTGTGCGTAACAAATGAACCCCTTTGAAGGATCCCTACAGTGATCAAGATGTAACAATCATCTTATCAAAATAATCTCAACAAGATTCACCAGAACCAATAGTAGTAGATAAACATACCCAACGATTAGGAAGAAACTGCAAAGCATATCCTGcaacaattaaaaacattgCCATTAGTCAGCAATAGAGCTCGAACCCTCACTACTCATCTCAGAACGCAATGGAACTTAACGTCTTAGCGATGTAACAATTCACAGTGAGAAtaatcgaagaagaaggaagcaaaACAGTACATAATCCTAGATCTAGCACAATCAGCGAAAGGCAACAACGGGAAACTTACAGAGAGAGCAAGGTAGAAGACGAGCTTGAAAGAGAATTTTCGAAGTTCTTTGAAGAGGCAGTAGCAGAGAACGATGAAGGCTGAGCCGACGAATGAGAGACTCGAAGCGCCGGTGTTAATCGCCGTAATAATGCTGCGATCCCCGGCAGTTAAGCCTCCGCCGGCTGTGAGAACCGCCGACATTGTTATATGTGATTCCAAAACTGATCTGAGAGATTGAATTGACGATTTCCGCTGTTCGTGTTCGTCGTTTCCGTCGCGTGGTATCTTCCCCGACGGACGTTGCGTGGTGGGCTAACCTCTTACCCGGGTCGGATCGGTCGGGTCAAGTCGTGTCTTTTGAACCGGACTCCTCGTAGTGCACTTCTTTAGGCCCAGCCCAATGATTTTGTTAAGCATTAATTCATATATgctatattaattattaaaaacatttatatgatGTTATTTACATGTCAAGTTATCacatatttttggaaaattttaattttatacatgtatgaatatttaaattatactaGGTAATAACTTATGTTATGCACATGTAAATATTatactatttaattttataattaatcttatttataGTATactctatataaaaataaatatatatatatatatatatatatataatattataacaaaTTATGTAtactattgtttttaaataaattatctaCACGACTATACTATCAATCACCGAGCACAAAAATACCTAGGCATGGCCTTCTGACCCGTTTTGCCCCTTTCAAGTAAATGAATTTTGGACTTgttataacatataaaatatgattatttgcTAAATAACTTGATTTGGCTTATTACTTgctaaataatttgatattgCTTGTTACTTGTAAAATAATTGCAACTTGAATcgaaaaaaaatctcatatacaatagaaattacaaaacattCAAAGTTTCAAGCATCCTAAGcacaaaacattcaaataaaaataagttatatataagcaagtaatatatataacaagcTTGTACTTGCAAGTCATAAATTTATACTATTTATTAGCTGATTATTAACgacaattatttgtttttcaaaacgAATATAAAACACGTACGTAAGAACTAATAATAAGCAAATAACGAGCATTGGCTAGGTTGTCAGAATGTTGAATAGAGGCGGCGAATAAGTCTAAGTGGCATTGCTATCTTGTTGAGTTAGTATAGAAGTCCACGATTGCTTTTACGTTTTTGCGTTAGTTCTCAGAGAAGTTGTAGACTTCTATCTTGAAGTTTTGTGGACGGATCTTGGATAGTTTTGCTCGTGGCAATTAAGATGATGATTCCAGTTCTTCGGTTTTGTGGCAACCACACAATTTTCTGAGCTTCGCGGGTTCGGAATCGGTGTTTCTTTTTGCAATTTGGCTTTGACCACTTAGTAGTGATCCTTTGCATCTTGAGTTGTaatgttgtttttatatttacgTAGATTGCTTTAATCTGTTTCTAGTTTTCTCTGTAATTCTATcacaaactaaaaatagtataaaatttcaccttttaccaaaaaaaataacaagtaTTAGTACCCTAATTTACGATAGTTAATGGCTGTAAGGCTAAAACTACCAAGCGGAGAAGaccataaaaattataaaacataaaaatataatataattaggTTAATGATGGAGACATTCTTCCACACATTGACACATATTGCTTCTCGTGTCCTCactctttgtatatataagttCATGGATCTCCCtgattattatttatgtattgCTTTTGGTCGTAAACCCCGTGGCTAGACTTATCACAATTCGTAATATAATTTACGTATACATGTTATAATGactgtttattatatatattaaatgattttcGTGTGCTAATTTACCCAATGACATATCATCTACTAAATGGCAACAAAcgtacaaaaaccaaacagacGAATTTTGTCAATCCAcacaaaattacataaatttaattagtacAGCAATTACGAATTATCTTCATACATTGAAATTTTATGATGGCTTGTCTAAACATGTTAGTTACGTTGCAATATTATCCCGACCCGCTCAGACTGAGAATTACATAATAGCCTTTCTATAGTCAAATACAAATAGTTCATACACGAGGTGATTGTTAGTAATACATTATTGTGAAGTACTGAAATTTTTTAGCTAATATTACTTACAAAATTCCTGgattaattcattatcatgtCCGaatatattctaaaaaaaaacttcttgatGACTTAATTAACAACGgatcaaaaaatttattcgttaaaccataaaataaaaaaaatggcaaatatataaataaacatttacTATGAGTCTATGACATACTAAATCATTGATATTGGCATAAATAACTCTGGAAATGTTTACTTCAATTGAGAGGTATACGGAAAAATACTCTTCCTCTAGGAACATGACCCATCATCTAATCCAATTTTCTAATTTGGATAATTTATAACACATGTCATTATCCTTTCGGTTTTATTCGATCTTTAGTTATAGTTTGCATACAAAAAGGGTACACCTGATTTTGTCCGTATTAAACTATTGTTTCATTCGTACTCCATTTATGAAATAGATCTCCATTTATGAAATAGACGTCTACATATGACTTACAtatacat
This sequence is a window from Arabidopsis thaliana chromosome 1 sequence. Protein-coding genes within it:
- the GCR1 gene encoding G-protein-coupled receptor 1; protein product: MSAVLTAGGGLTAGDRSIITAINTGASSLSFVGSAFIVLCYCLFKELRKFSFKLVFYLALSDMLCSFFLIVGDPSKGFICYAQGYTTHFFCVASFLWTTTIAFTLHRTVVKHKTDVEDLEAMFHLYVWGTSLVVTVIRSFGNNHSHLGPWCWTQTGLKGKAVHFLTFYAPLWGAILYNGFTYFQVIRMLRNARRMAVGMSDRVDQFDNRAELKVLNRWGYYPLILIGSWAFGTINRIHDFIEPGHKIFWLSVLDVGTAALMGLFNSIAYGFNSSVRRAIHERLELFLPERLYRWLPSNFRPKNHLILHQQQQQRSEMVSLKTEDQQ